The following coding sequences are from one Gemmatimonadales bacterium window:
- the xseB gene encoding exodeoxyribonuclease VII small subunit has translation MSDAPSLSDDLKRLEEIVRRLEDDTLDLDAALALFEEGVGRLKAAESRLTDAEIRVRQVVEDSSGGTLRFEPLDG, from the coding sequence ATGAGCGATGCGCCGTCGCTGAGCGACGACCTCAAGCGCCTCGAAGAAATCGTCCGCCGACTCGAAGACGACACGCTCGATCTCGACGCGGCGCTGGCACTCTTCGAAGAAGGCGTCGGCCGGCTCAAGGCCGCGGAATCGCGCCTGACCGATGCGGAGATCCGGGTCCGGCAGGTGGTCGAAGACTCCTCCGGCGGCACGCTCCGGTTCGAACCGCTGGATGGATGA
- a CDS encoding farnesyl diphosphate synthase, whose protein sequence is MDDGADALGLLAEARDRIDAELARCADRLRDTVAGVTGEALAYALRSPGKRVRPALVLAAYRAAGGTSPAIAGVATAVEIVHTYSLVHDDLPCMDDDDMRRGRPTTHRAFDVAVATRVGYLLVPVAAETLAMASAALGLDDRAAGALATELFDAGGIRGMVGGQWRDLEAEHRRLTLPELTAVHRGKTGALIRAAAVLGGIAANAPPEVLEALRRYGEEIGLAFQVADDVLDATGTSEELGKPAGRDAALAKSTYVSVLGVDAARTEALHHERRAVAELANVSVATASLAALARYIVTRPS, encoded by the coding sequence ATGGATGACGGCGCCGACGCGCTCGGCCTCCTTGCCGAAGCGCGCGACCGCATCGACGCCGAACTGGCCCGCTGCGCCGACCGGCTCCGCGACACTGTCGCAGGCGTCACCGGCGAAGCGCTCGCGTACGCCCTTCGCAGTCCGGGCAAACGCGTCCGGCCGGCGCTGGTGCTGGCGGCCTACCGCGCCGCCGGTGGTACCTCGCCGGCGATCGCGGGCGTCGCGACCGCGGTCGAAATTGTTCACACCTATTCGCTGGTCCACGACGATCTCCCCTGCATGGACGACGACGACATGCGCCGCGGACGCCCCACGACGCACCGCGCCTTCGATGTAGCTGTCGCTACGCGTGTCGGATATCTCCTCGTCCCCGTGGCGGCGGAGACGCTGGCAATGGCGAGCGCTGCGCTCGGCCTCGACGACCGCGCCGCCGGTGCGCTCGCCACGGAGCTCTTCGACGCCGGCGGAATTCGCGGCATGGTCGGCGGCCAATGGCGTGACCTCGAAGCCGAACATCGCCGCCTGACCCTTCCGGAACTCACCGCAGTGCATCGTGGCAAGACCGGGGCGCTGATTCGCGCCGCTGCCGTCCTCGGCGGCATTGCGGCAAACGCTCCGCCCGAGGTGCTCGAAGCGTTGCGACGGTACGGCGAGGAGATCGGGTTGGCGTTCCAGGTCGCGGACGACGTTCTCGATGCCACCGGAACCTCCGAGGAACTCGGCAAACCTGCGGGGCGCGATGCGGCGCTCGCGAAATCGACCTATGTCAGCGTCCTTGGCGTCGACGCGGCACGCACCGAGGCGCTGCATCACGAGCGTCGCGCCGTGGCCGAACTCGCGAACGTTTCAGTTGCGACCGCGTCGCTGGCCGCACTGGCGCGGTATATTGTGACGCGACCGTCCTGA